The following are encoded together in the Daphnia magna isolate NIES linkage group LG8, ASM2063170v1.1, whole genome shotgun sequence genome:
- the LOC116929122 gene encoding probable ATP-dependent RNA helicase DDX43 encodes MSDRRGYSRDGSRDSRHSSSTNYPQNYQSSHRSSHDSSRSNRWENSSRDYHHSEENSKKNEHTPKTENSTVIRVSYDIVNCLSARGNAKVGELQDKSGAQIQVIHEDDNWVDVGVQISGQQEQIKLAEKMIKELNSSTSNSNTNSSTPYQSSSKGDGTSLDDWTFNAADSGMKKPKWENERQLDSERWQKPSFEPPRRQNHVESESRHPQPSANTLIVKVPSGSVGRIIGRGGAKINELQDQTGARIKILKDDDNGTEASIQITGDVEKQKEAERLIKELVSTSSFPGSGFSTNSAQPHTVPDQSDVAFVDWGAVIRDSKEASIRRWANSPKICKNFYIEDPEVAVMSREEVEKFRLTHNNITISHYKSDDTRPIPNPVMTFAQAFAHYPELLEAVQNQQFKDPSPIQCQAWPVLLKGHDLIGIAQTGTGKTLAFLLPALIHIEGQPVTRSERQGPSVLIMAPTRELAQQIEREVAKFPWKGIKCLCVYGGGDRRQQIGAVSAGVEIVVATPGRLYDLMQAGALKTSSVSYVVLDEADRMLDLGFEPQIKKILIDVRPDRQIIMTSATWPEGIRRIANEYMDNPLQVCVGTLDLAACHSVTQHVEILDEEDKRQRLLDFIRHLDPNDKAIVFVGRKLVADQVASELSLIGISCQCIHGDREQIDREQALADLRNGDVRLLIATDVASRGIDIKDITHILNYDFPRHAEEYVHRVGRTGRAGRTGIAISFMTREDWSKASDLIDILKEANQEVPPELIRMAERFAAWKERKDEERQRNAADMGGGGGFRGRGGGGGRGGRRGDRDGGFGGGFGSRRGGFGRDFM; translated from the exons atgtcCGACAGAAGGGGGTATAGCCGTGATGGATCTCGAGACTCGAGACACAGTAGTTCCACAAATTATCCCCAAAATTATCAAAGTTCTCACAGGAGCTCGCATGACTCTAGCCGTAGCAACAGATGGGAAAACAGTTCAAGAGATTACCATCACTCGGAAGAAAATTCTAAGAAAAATGAGCATACCCCTAAAACTGAAAACTCCACTGTCATTCGAGTTTCGTATGATATTGTCAATTGTCTTTCTGCAAGAGGGAATGCCAAAGTTGGTGAACTTCAAGATAAATCTGGGGCCCAAATTCAG GTTATTCATGAAGATGACAACTGGGTGGATGTTGGTGTACAGATATCTGGTcaacaagaacaaataaaacttGCTGAAAAAATGATCAAAGAACTGAATAGTTCAACTTCTAACAGTAACACTAATTCTTCAACACCATACCAAAGCTCTAGCAAAGGTGATGGTACTTCCCTTGATGATTGGACTTTCAATGCTGCCGATTCAGGGATGAAGAAACCTAAATGGGAAAATGAGAGACAGTTAGATTCAGAAAGATGGCAGAAACCATCTTTCGAACCGCCTAGACGGCAAAATCATGTTGAATCAGAGAGTCGGCACCCACAGCCGTCTGCAAATACATTAATTGTAAAAGTGCCTTCTGGATCTGTTGGACGGATCATTGGCCGTGGTGGAGCCAAGATTAATGAACTGCAAGATCAAACTGGAGCAAGAATCAAG ATTCTCAAGGATGACGATAATGGAACGGAAGCGAGCATTCAAATTACTGGCGACGTTGagaagcaaaaagaagccGAACGTTTAATAAAAGAACTTGTATCAACTAGTAGCTTTCCCGGTTCTGGATTTTCCACCAATTCTGCTCAGCCGCATACTGTACCAGACCAATCCGATGTTGCATTTGTGGATTGGGGTGCCGTCATCAGGGATTCA AAAGAAGCCTCAATACGACGTTGGGCCAACAGTccaaaaatttgcaaaaatttcTACATAGAGGACCCTGAAGTGGCAGTCATGTCCCGTGAAGAGGTCGAGAAATTTCG GTTAACTCATAATAACATTACAATCTCCCACTACAAATCAGATGATACTCGGCCGATCCCGAATCCGGTGATGACTTTCGCTCAAGCATTTGCACACTATCCTGAATTATTAGAAGCCGTTCAAAACCAACAGTTTAAAGACCCTTCACCAATTCAGTGCCAAGCTTGGCCGGTTCTTCTTAAAGGTCATGATCTCATTGGCATTGCACAAACTGGTACAGGGAAAACCTTAGCATTTCTTCTTCCGGCCCTGATTCACATTGAAGGGCAACCCGTGACCCGTAGTGAGCGTCAAGGACCAAGTGTTCTCATTATGGCACCGACTCGTGAACTTGCTCAGCAAATCGAGAGGGAAGTAGCAAAATTCCCTTGGAAAGGTATCAAATG TTTATGCGTTTACGGTGGCGGTGACAGACGTCAACAGATCGGCGCCGTGTCTGCGGGTGTTGAGATAGTAGTTGCAACTCCAGGCCGACTCTACGATCTTATGCAAGCTGGTGCTCTCAAAACCAGCTCAGTCTCATATGTCGTGTTGGACGAAGCCGATAGAATGCTTGATTTGGGTTTTGAACCGCAAATCAAAAAGATTCTCATTGACGTCCGACCCGACCGGCAGATCATAATGACTAG TGCAACCTGGCCCGAAGGCATCCGGCGAATTGCAAATGAATACATGGACAACCCTCTCCAAGTGTGCGTTGGAACTTTAGACTTGGCTGCATGCCACTCAGTCACCCAGCACGTAGAGATATTGGATGAGGAAGACAAGCGCCAACGG CTGTTGGATTTTATTCGTCATCTTGACCCTAATGATAAGGCTATTGTCTTTGTGGGTCGTAAGTTGGTCGCAGATCAAGTGGCCAGTGAATTAAGTTTAATTGGCATCAGTTGCCAATGCATCCATGGCGATCGCGAGCAGATAGACAGAGAGCAG GCGTTAGCTGATCTGCGAAATGGTGACGTGAGATTGCTGATTGCTACAGATGTAGCTTCACGAGGCATTGATATAAAAGACATTAC GCATATTCTCAACTATGATTTCCCCCGCCATGCGGAAGAATATGTCCATCGAGTCGGTAGGACAGGCAGAGCAGGAAGAACTGGAATAGCAATTTCTTTCATGACCAGGGAAGATTGGTCTAAGGCTAGCGATCTTATAGATATATTGAAAGAAGCAAATCAA GAAGTACCTCCCGAGCTGATTAGAATGGCAGAAAGGTTCGCTGCgtggaaggaaagaaaagacgaaGAAAGACAGAGAAATGCTGCCGACATGGGCGGTGGAGGTGGATTTCGTGGTCGAGGAGGTGGAGGAGGTCGTGGAGGTCGTCGTGGCGATCGAGACGGTGGATTTGGTGGTGGATTTGGTTCTAGACGAGGAGGTTTTGGTCGGGATTTCATGTGA
- the LOC116936336 gene encoding putative nuclease HARBI1, with protein MTETDTKSDTDDRKRKLALALAILESSESNDSTDDEILQMLIKERVLRPKHKKRQSLMESYAEEDFRREFRMKRETCSKIINDFEKSPFYPKNDSHGGTPKSSAENHVLSFLKFAGSKTCISEVASQFCIGESTFHRQCGRVMHHLNDIAPSIIRFPKDNEEKKAIAHHFEQISGFPGVLGCIGSTYIPIRAPANKNKSSYVNHQQQISITLQGICDANGVFLDVFTGPPSKIHDARVYKLSFVYQRLPELCSDDLHLIGDETYPLSDHMLVPYMGQNDQTSINYNSALQLSLQPVEKSFRLLKQRFKQLSRLDFHQVDTTTKFTIACCVLHNLCILDNDFLLEDVDVQTCQYDGNATNHFFDNLCFEASEPFELTSEELQSKQMGEIKRDRISAELWVKYGKS; from the exons ATGACGGAGACGGATACCAAATCTGATACAGACGACCGAAAGCGTAAATTAGCTCTTGCTCTTGCAATTTTGGAATCCTCGGAATCAAATGACTCCACCGACGATGAAATTTTACAGATGCTTATCAAAGAAAGAGTGCTTCGCCCCAAACACAAGAAACGACAAAGTTTAATGGAATCGTACGCCGAAGAAGAC TTTCGAAGGGAATTTCGCATGAAACGAGAAACCTGTTCTAAAATTATTAATGACTTTGAGAAATCACCCTTTTATCCCAAGAACGATTCACATGGTGGAACACCAAAGTCTTCTGCAGAAAATCAtgttttatcatttttgaA GTTTGCTGGAAGCAAAACATGTATAAGTGAGGTTGCTAGTCAGTTTTGCATTGGAGAATCAACTTTTCATCGGCAGTGTGGGCGTGTAATGCATCATCTCAATGACATTGCTCCTAGCATTATTAGATTTCCTAAAGATAATGAGGAAAAGAAAGCAATAGCACATCATTTTGAACAA ATATCTGGTTTTCCTGGAGTATTGGGTTGCATCGGAAGCACCTATATTCCTATTCGGGCACCagcgaataaaaataaatctagCTATGTTAATCACCAGCAACAAATTTCTATAACATTGCAAGGCATCTGCGACGCAAACGGAGTATTTCTGGATGTTTTCACTGGACCACCAAGCAAAATTCATGATGCACGTGTCTATAAGCTTTCGTTTGTCTATCAAAGACTGCCTGAACTTTGTTCGGATGATCTTCATCTGATTGGCGATGAAACCTACCCGTTATCTGATCATATGTTGGTACCTTACATGGGGCAAAACGACCAAACAAGCATAAACTATAACAGCGCTTTGCAACTATCTCTACAACCGGTAGAAAAATCTTTCCGTCTTTTAAAGCAACGTTTCAAGCAACTGAGTCGTCTTGATTTTCACCAAGTTGACACAACCACTAAATTTACGATCGCTTGTTGCGTCTTGCATAACCTTTGCATCCTCGATAATGACTTTTTATTAGAAGACGTCGATGTCCAGACTTGTCAGTACGATGGTAACGCAACAAATCATTTCTTTGATAATCTATGTTTCGAAGCATCCGAGCCTTTTGAACTAACCTCAGAAGAGTTGCAAAGCAAACAAATGGGTGAAATAAAACGAGATCGGATTTCTGCAGAGTTGTGGGTTAAATATGGAAAAAGCTGA
- the LOC116936337 gene encoding divergent protein kinase domain 1C, whose protein sequence is MRLHVKRKISKITRLVFHRRCLLLVLFVSTFSMISVFYLVQWNIICLNIDIETRLNTLCVEYNEGKAFGRLCEPLCNNGEISALSCEPMHKGKFAVFTALWNNSLIVIKSHRVKSEYIPLQWIASNSSEVFPNYQELVEMVTQSMLANFGVQKENLMNHLYPFLVDYHNDVSRELMINLWQLSQDNEYVTLMINQHSHLFPKILSSCGTFYAVEYAKPISRLNIYSDRLEDFVSRVRQAKLMLELLEELQTSFVDPIHICDVKLEHFGLLNGRQVLLDADTVFPKAVVDRSIADGRECWKHSDCDLFDCRSLCNKVLNVCDTPTVNNNLQTVCQKVFLDSGLLISRHLPPATSRLLRDCANPNFSQGRQIAPVQFHYQLANFLNEFLNVVSSPKSR, encoded by the exons ATGCGTTTACACgtaaaacgaaaaatatcTAAAATCACGCGCCTCGTTTTTCATAGAAGATGCTTGTTATTAGTATTGTTCGTCTCCACTTTTTCCATGATTTCTGTATTCTACCTCGTACAATGGAATATAATATGCTTGAATATCGATATAGAGACTCGTTTGAATACCTTG TGTGTGGAATACAATGAGGGAAAGGCCTTTGGCAGATTGTGTGAACCTCTATGCAACAATGGGGAGATCTCTGCTTTGTCCTGTGAACCCATGCACAAAGGAAAATTTGCTGTTTTCACTGCCCTTTGGAATAACTCACTCATTGTAATCAAGTCTCACAGAGTAAAATCTGAGTACATTCCCCTGCAATGGATAGCTTCAAATTCCAGTGAAGTATTTCCTAACTATCAGGAGCTTGTTGAAATGGTTACTCAATCAATGCTGGCCAACTTTGGAGTGCAGAAGGAAAATCTTATGAACCATCtttatccttttcttgttGACTACCATAATGATGTCAGTAGAGAACTTATGATCAACTTGTGGCAGCTATCACAAGACAATGAATATGTCACTCTTATGATTAATCAACATTCGCATTTATTCCCGAAAATTCTTTCAAGCTGTGGTACTTTTTATGCGGTTGAATACGCCAAACCGATTTCTAGGTTAAATATTTATTCAGACCGGCTAGAAGATTTTGTTTCCAGAGTTCGACAAGCGAAATTGATGCTTGAGCTCCTTGAAGAACTCCAGACGTCTTTTGTCGATCCCATTCACATCTGTGACGTAAAGTTAGAACACTTTGGTCTCCTCAATGGACGCCAGGTGCTTTTAGATGCCGATACTGTCTTTCCTAAGGCGGTAGTAGATCGGTCCATAGCGGATGGTCGTGAATGTTGGAAACATTCCGACTGCGATCTTTTTGACTGCCGCTCGCTGTGTAACAAAGTCTTAAACGTTTGCGATACCCCTACTGTCAATAACAATTTGCAAACAGTTTGTCAGAAAGTCTTTCTAGATTCCGGTCTGCTTATCTCCCGTCATCTCCCACCAGCCACGAGTCGGCTACTGAGAGATTGTGCTAATCCCAATTTTTCTCAGGGAAGGCAAATCGCTCCCGTCCAATTCCATTACCAGCtagcaaattttttaaacgagTTCCTTAATGTGGTCTCTTCCCCAAAATCCAGATGA
- the LOC116929125 gene encoding transforming growth factor beta regulator 1, which yields MSNSAGVKKPSKANYKLKYKLLKRCVKEIVLENAALCDRASEMQHQILVAQEERKFLWKKYTATQGNNFISEDMLMNSGAPSQPVTEQKKTRRTPTQKNSSSSKPRQSLSSRPKQKRKLDETPSNDTAIIANG from the exons ATGTCCAATTCGGCTGGTGTTAAGAAACCTTCTAAAGCAAACTATAAATTGAAATATAAGCTCCTTAAACGCTGTGTCAAAGAAATTGTGCTG GAAAATGCTGCTCTATGTGACAGAGCCTCAGAAATGCAGCATCAAATTTTAGTGGCCCAAGAAGAGAGGAAGTTCTTATGGAAAAAATACACAGCAACCCAAGGAAACAACTTCATTAGTG AAGACATGTTGATGAACTCTGGAGCACCAAGTCAACCAGTAACTGaacagaagaaaacaagaagaacTCCAACACAGAAAAATAGTAGTTCCTCAAAACCACGCCAAAGCCTTTCTTCAAggccaaaacaaaagagaaaattggaTGAAACTCCAAGTAATGATACAGCTATAATAGCAAATGGCTGA